The following proteins come from a genomic window of Bacillus sp. Marseille-P3661:
- a CDS encoding TRAP transporter substrate-binding protein, with protein sequence MKKSKFLLGFLLLIVGMLIISACSSSQSSNSGGSSAGSNSNEQPKEEMKPIELKVAHIFPGTHPIETEIFQPWGVEIEEATNGLVKVKTYPGGTLLPADQTYDGVVDGVSDIGMSFFSYTPGRFPIMQMIELPGIDFKNAKVGSNVARDILSEVNPQEVQDTKILMVGTTGPALLMTQKPVQVLDDLKGMEIRTTGASAGSIESLGGIPVSMPMGDSYDALSKGIVKGILGATESIKAYNLGEVTKYVTETPFLYNGLFYVTMNLETWNSIPKDLQDAITKVTEKYSNEEFPNLFDRDNEAGLKIGTEEHGMEKLTLTDEEKAKWIEILKNYQNKYVEQLEGQGLPGKSTLEKINTLAEQYNGTY encoded by the coding sequence ATGAAGAAAAGTAAATTTTTATTAGGCTTTTTATTATTAATTGTTGGGATGTTAATTATTTCAGCGTGTTCGTCATCACAAAGCAGCAATAGCGGAGGTAGTAGTGCAGGATCAAATAGTAATGAACAACCGAAAGAAGAAATGAAACCGATAGAGTTAAAGGTAGCACATATTTTCCCAGGCACTCACCCAATTGAAACAGAAATTTTTCAACCTTGGGGCGTAGAGATTGAAGAAGCTACAAATGGTTTAGTAAAAGTGAAAACATATCCTGGCGGTACACTATTACCGGCCGATCAAACGTATGATGGAGTTGTAGATGGAGTGTCAGATATAGGTATGTCATTCTTCTCATATACTCCTGGACGGTTCCCGATTATGCAAATGATTGAGCTGCCTGGTATAGATTTCAAAAATGCTAAAGTTGGTTCAAATGTTGCTAGAGATATTTTATCTGAAGTTAATCCTCAAGAAGTACAAGACACTAAAATACTCATGGTAGGAACAACAGGTCCTGCATTGTTAATGACTCAAAAACCTGTACAAGTATTAGATGATTTAAAAGGCATGGAAATTCGAACAACAGGTGCTAGTGCTGGTAGTATTGAATCTCTTGGCGGCATCCCTGTATCAATGCCAATGGGTGATTCATATGATGCTCTATCTAAAGGGATTGTAAAAGGTATTCTTGGTGCAACCGAAAGTATTAAAGCATACAATCTTGGCGAAGTTACTAAATATGTAACAGAAACACCGTTTCTTTATAATGGTTTATTCTATGTAACTATGAATTTAGAAACATGGAATTCTATTCCAAAAGATCTGCAGGATGCTATCACAAAAGTAACAGAAAAGTACTCTAATGAAGAGTTCCCAAATCTTTTTGATAGGGATAACGAGGCAGGCTTAAAAATTGGTACTGAAGAACATGGCATGGAAAAATTAACGTTAACTGATGAAGAAAAAGCGAAATGGATTGAAATCCTTAAAAATTATCAAAATAAGTATGTAGAACAGCTTGAAGGTCAAGGACTTCCAGGTAAGAGCACACTTGAAAAAATAAACACGCTTGCAGAGCAATACAACGGAACATATTAA
- a CDS encoding TRAP transporter small permease, with protein MKNPSNALIKLSEILERIAGFVFLLVMLLVVANILLRAFFQSPIAGTYDYVGFLTAIGIALALANCAIHRGHIAVDFFIEKLSGKIQAIIDLFMGLVAGVFFLLTSWEIAKYGYSMVLTGQKSPSAMIAYYPFIYIVAFGVFIMALIILYQLSEPFRKLVKK; from the coding sequence GTGAAAAATCCTTCAAATGCGTTAATAAAGCTCAGTGAAATTTTAGAAAGGATTGCCGGATTTGTTTTCCTGTTGGTGATGTTATTGGTTGTTGCAAATATTTTACTAAGAGCATTTTTTCAAAGCCCAATAGCTGGTACCTATGATTATGTCGGTTTTTTGACCGCCATAGGGATCGCTTTAGCATTGGCGAATTGCGCTATTCACAGAGGTCATATTGCAGTGGATTTTTTTATAGAAAAACTCTCGGGTAAGATTCAAGCAATTATTGATTTATTTATGGGGCTTGTTGCCGGGGTGTTTTTTTTGCTAACATCATGGGAAATTGCAAAATACGGCTATAGTATGGTTTTAACCGGACAAAAATCTCCATCCGCGATGATAGCTTATTATCCCTTTATTTATATTGTTGCTTTTGGTGTGTTTATTATGGCTTTAATTATTTTATATCAACTAAGTGAGCCATTTAGAAAGTTGGTGAAAAAATGA
- a CDS encoding amidohydrolase family protein has translation MKAIDTHVHLMTEEAAVSGGDYLHTGQEYFGQEQHIITIKETADYYRKLDMKAVLLATDFRTNTGLPPVSNDHVAKAVKEHPDVFMGFASVDPWMGKLAIQEVERAVSELGLIGLKFQQAGQAFYPNDHRFYPIYEKCQELGIPVLFHMGTTGLGAGQPGGLGIKLKYCRPIYIDDVAADFPNLTIIGAHPGWPWHEELLAIAVHKANVYIDLSGWAPKYIPPIVVQYANSLLQDKVLFGSDWPLLTPERWMKEFDQLNIKDSVKPKIFLENARRVFKLED, from the coding sequence TTGAAAGCAATCGATACACATGTCCATTTAATGACCGAGGAAGCAGCTGTTTCAGGGGGAGATTATCTCCACACTGGCCAAGAGTATTTTGGACAAGAGCAACACATTATTACCATCAAGGAAACAGCAGACTATTATCGGAAATTAGATATGAAAGCTGTTTTATTAGCAACTGATTTTCGTACAAATACGGGCTTGCCACCGGTTTCCAATGATCATGTAGCAAAAGCTGTTAAAGAGCATCCAGATGTATTCATGGGCTTTGCCAGCGTTGATCCATGGATGGGGAAATTGGCTATACAAGAGGTTGAACGTGCAGTATCAGAGCTTGGTTTGATCGGACTAAAATTCCAGCAGGCCGGACAGGCGTTCTACCCAAATGATCATCGCTTTTATCCGATTTATGAAAAGTGTCAAGAGTTAGGCATTCCAGTTCTATTTCATATGGGTACAACCGGACTTGGAGCTGGACAACCTGGTGGGCTAGGAATTAAATTGAAATATTGCCGACCAATTTATATCGATGATGTCGCAGCAGACTTTCCAAATCTTACGATTATTGGGGCTCATCCAGGTTGGCCTTGGCATGAAGAACTATTAGCGATTGCCGTTCATAAAGCGAATGTTTATATCGATTTATCTGGGTGGGCACCGAAGTATATTCCGCCAATAGTCGTTCAGTATGCGAATTCCTTACTGCAGGATAAAGTTCTCTTTGGCTCAGATTGGCCTTTACTAACACCAGAAAGATGGATGAAAGAATTTGACCAGTTAAATATTAAAGATTCTGTCAAACCTAAAATATTTCTAGAAAACGCTAGAAGAGTTTTTAAATTAGAAGATTAA
- a CDS encoding class I adenylate-forming enzyme family protein: MNLTVDLNSLSVYGLLKRAALGNGNKEALFDLSSRVSYEKFKYDIDQVAAVLSCKGIQKGDRVALSLPNWYETATIFFATAKIGAILVPFNPNYKSHELNHILTNSEPKAIFISDKLIQNIGIKEIQTMVNLVITVRTKSEQCDSYEDWMALDVPQIVETDIEVANDLYCILYTSGTTGVPKGVMVTHQSVVQSANTLASSLQCSEKDVFIIAAPLFHIFGMACNLFCSVSSGARMVLMEKYEPRKMLQVIEQEKVTIQQGVPTMFLKELELDDFDNYDLSTLRAGMVGASPIPPHKVKEIRDRFGMNLCQSFGITETATVTMTPYHDSEDKITQTLGLPIPGVELKIVDENRVEVEPGQTGEIAIKSFGNMKGYYKMPEETSKVLADGWYYTGDLGTLDNEGYLYFIGRKKEMIIRGGFNVYPQEIEEVLKKHETISEVAVVGLPDEVLGEIVCAVIKLKEGKTSNEEEILQFLKGQIANYKLPQKVVFATDFPVTASGKIQKMKLREQIVEQLRVFPK; encoded by the coding sequence ATGAACTTGACAGTAGATTTAAACTCTTTATCAGTATATGGTCTTCTTAAACGGGCTGCTTTGGGAAACGGCAATAAGGAAGCACTATTTGATTTGTCTTCACGTGTATCGTACGAAAAATTTAAATACGATATTGATCAGGTTGCTGCTGTTCTATCTTGTAAGGGCATACAAAAAGGTGATCGAGTTGCATTATCATTGCCGAACTGGTATGAAACCGCTACCATATTTTTTGCTACTGCAAAAATTGGAGCTATATTAGTTCCGTTTAATCCTAACTATAAGTCGCACGAACTCAATCATATTTTAACTAACTCAGAGCCAAAAGCAATTTTTATTTCTGATAAATTGATTCAAAATATCGGAATAAAAGAAATACAAACTATGGTTAATTTGGTCATAACTGTTCGGACAAAAAGTGAGCAGTGTGATTCGTATGAAGATTGGATGGCTTTGGATGTCCCTCAAATTGTTGAAACGGATATTGAAGTCGCGAATGATCTGTATTGTATTTTATATACATCTGGTACGACTGGTGTTCCAAAAGGTGTAATGGTTACACATCAAAGTGTTGTTCAATCGGCCAATACTCTTGCAAGTTCACTTCAGTGTTCAGAAAAAGATGTATTTATTATTGCTGCACCGCTTTTCCACATTTTTGGAATGGCTTGTAACTTATTTTGTTCAGTATCTAGTGGTGCACGAATGGTTCTTATGGAAAAATATGAACCACGTAAAATGCTACAAGTGATTGAGCAAGAAAAGGTTACGATTCAGCAAGGTGTACCGACCATGTTTCTAAAAGAACTTGAGTTAGACGATTTTGACAATTACGATCTATCAACTTTACGTGCTGGTATGGTTGGTGCCTCACCAATTCCGCCCCATAAAGTAAAAGAAATAAGAGACAGATTTGGTATGAATCTTTGTCAGTCTTTCGGTATTACAGAAACAGCGACTGTTACAATGACGCCATATCACGATAGTGAAGATAAGATCACTCAAACATTAGGGTTACCAATTCCTGGTGTAGAGCTGAAAATTGTCGATGAAAATCGAGTTGAAGTGGAGCCTGGACAAACAGGTGAGATTGCTATCAAAAGTTTTGGAAATATGAAAGGCTATTATAAAATGCCCGAAGAGACATCTAAGGTTTTAGCCGATGGCTGGTACTATACAGGCGACCTTGGAACTTTAGACAATGAAGGTTATTTATATTTTATCGGCCGTAAAAAGGAAATGATTATCCGCGGTGGTTTCAATGTATATCCACAAGAAATTGAAGAGGTCCTAAAAAAACACGAAACGATTTCTGAAGTTGCAGTTGTTGGTCTGCCTGATGAGGTGCTAGGTGAAATCGTTTGTGCAGTTATTAAATTGAAAGAAGGAAAAACAAGCAACGAAGAAGAAATACTTCAATTTCTTAAAGGGCAAATTGCAAACTACAAACTACCACAAAAAGTTGTGTTCGCTACAGATTTCCCAGTTACAGCAAGTGGGAAGATTCAAAAAATGAAACTACGTGAACAGATTGTGGAACAGCTGCGAGTATTTCCAAAGTAG
- a CDS encoding phenylacetate--CoA ligase family protein: MVRQLELSREYWNPEIETKSHEEIKQIQFEKLKKQINYCYENSAFYKKKFQDNGAEPDDIKTMDDFRSLPAFITKEEDRKGQEESRQQENHPFGLQLCAKPEEVVAINATSGTTGVPTFYAFSEHDLKIQNESFARGYWRAGIRPGDRVLMATGLSMWLGGTSVMRGIQGMGACPIPVGVESGTERTLNFAKLTKPSAMVTLPSIATRLIEKAPEILGMEVKDLGIKRIFALGEPGASIPETRERIEEAYGAKLYDGATGIWGLHSVSCDSHNYQGLHAYCEDQILLWDIVDPVSKKPLEIKDGAIGEQIITALDWKASPALRYAVGDIIQIYTEPCPHCGFSWLRWKIIGRTDDVLNIKGVKLYPAALKEVIEKYIPRVTGEFRIVLNEKPPRVIPPLQVKVELGQELSGESLNQLKQELENACSRYLSVRPSITLLPVGTFSISKDMAKKTSFFEKNY, from the coding sequence TTGGTTAGACAATTAGAACTGAGCAGAGAGTATTGGAATCCAGAAATAGAAACAAAAAGCCATGAAGAGATTAAACAAATTCAGTTTGAAAAGTTGAAAAAGCAAATCAATTATTGCTATGAAAATTCTGCTTTTTATAAAAAGAAATTCCAAGACAACGGTGCAGAACCAGATGATATAAAAACCATGGACGATTTCCGCAGTCTGCCTGCATTTATTACAAAGGAAGAGGATCGAAAAGGACAGGAAGAATCAAGACAACAGGAAAACCATCCTTTTGGATTGCAGCTTTGCGCAAAGCCTGAAGAAGTTGTAGCGATTAATGCAACTTCAGGAACAACCGGTGTGCCAACCTTTTATGCTTTTTCAGAGCATGATCTAAAGATACAAAATGAATCCTTTGCACGAGGGTATTGGCGAGCTGGTATTCGTCCGGGTGACCGGGTGTTAATGGCTACTGGCTTATCAATGTGGCTTGGTGGTACATCAGTCATGCGCGGTATACAAGGAATGGGAGCTTGCCCTATTCCTGTCGGTGTGGAGTCAGGTACTGAAAGGACATTAAACTTTGCCAAACTTACCAAACCATCCGCTATGGTTACCCTTCCATCGATCGCTACACGTTTGATCGAAAAAGCACCCGAAATATTAGGGATGGAGGTAAAGGATTTAGGTATAAAAAGGATATTTGCTCTTGGTGAACCTGGAGCAAGTATTCCTGAAACTCGTGAGAGAATAGAAGAAGCATATGGGGCAAAGTTATATGATGGCGCCACAGGAATTTGGGGGTTGCATAGTGTTTCATGTGACAGTCACAACTATCAGGGGCTACATGCTTACTGTGAGGATCAAATCTTATTATGGGACATTGTCGACCCTGTTTCAAAGAAACCGCTAGAAATTAAGGATGGAGCTATCGGTGAACAAATTATCACAGCATTAGATTGGAAAGCGTCACCTGCATTGCGGTACGCAGTTGGGGATATCATACAAATTTATACTGAACCATGCCCACATTGTGGTTTCTCATGGTTACGGTGGAAGATCATTGGAAGAACAGATGATGTTTTAAACATTAAAGGAGTTAAATTATATCCTGCTGCATTAAAAGAAGTTATTGAAAAATATATTCCACGAGTGACGGGTGAATTTAGGATTGTTTTAAATGAAAAACCACCTAGGGTAATTCCACCATTGCAAGTAAAAGTAGAGCTTGGTCAGGAGTTATCAGGAGAGAGTCTAAATCAACTAAAACAAGAACTTGAAAATGCTTGCTCTCGCTATTTAAGTGTAAGACCATCTATAACCTTATTACCAGTTGGAACTTTTTCAATAAGTAAGGATATGGCTAAAAAAACTAGTTTCTTTGAGAAAAACTATTAA
- a CDS encoding TRAP transporter large permease, protein MSELVIGLIGIVVFFGLMALRMPIAFTMAIVGYLGLCVLTSPSAALGVVAKEIYANFSSYTLSVVPMFILMGFVAFYSGIGTSLYNFAYKLVGHFPGGLAIATQVTCGLFGAVSGSNTATAATIGAISIPEMKKYNYDDSLSTGSVAAGGALGILIPPSVIFILYGIATEQSIGKLFIAGILPGILLMLLYILAIVIIVVRNPKLGPPGPKSSWSERIHALRGGLFEALAVFVISLGGLYIGLFTPTEAGAVGAAAILGISLIQKRIDWKGIKNSLVDTTRITAMIMLLLAGAIIFGRFMTLSQIPTELASWASSFPYPPFIVMGLILIIYLILGFFIDALALILLTIPVFYPVAVTTLGYDPIWFGIIITLVVAAGIITPPVGVNVYIIKGVAKDVPLETIFKGIWPFFFALIICIIILMLVPEIVTFLPEVLG, encoded by the coding sequence ATGAGCGAACTAGTAATAGGCTTAATAGGTATTGTAGTCTTTTTTGGATTAATGGCATTAAGAATGCCAATTGCTTTCACAATGGCAATTGTTGGATATCTAGGTCTTTGTGTTCTAACTTCACCATCTGCTGCACTTGGTGTGGTGGCTAAAGAGATTTATGCCAATTTCTCATCATATACATTAAGCGTTGTCCCAATGTTTATATTAATGGGATTTGTAGCTTTTTACTCTGGAATAGGCACCAGCTTGTATAATTTTGCTTATAAACTTGTTGGACATTTTCCAGGAGGTCTTGCAATAGCCACACAAGTAACATGTGGTTTATTTGGTGCAGTTAGTGGATCAAATACGGCAACAGCAGCGACAATAGGAGCCATATCAATTCCTGAAATGAAAAAGTATAACTACGATGATTCACTTTCTACGGGAAGTGTAGCTGCTGGAGGTGCATTAGGGATTCTAATTCCTCCTAGTGTAATTTTTATCTTATATGGAATTGCAACTGAACAATCAATAGGGAAGCTGTTTATTGCTGGAATCCTTCCAGGTATTCTACTTATGCTTTTATATATACTAGCAATTGTTATCATTGTTGTTCGTAATCCGAAATTAGGACCTCCTGGGCCTAAAAGTAGTTGGAGTGAAAGAATTCATGCACTTCGTGGTGGTCTTTTTGAGGCTTTAGCTGTTTTCGTTATTTCTTTAGGTGGACTATACATTGGCTTATTTACACCGACAGAAGCAGGTGCAGTTGGCGCTGCGGCCATTTTAGGTATTTCACTTATTCAAAAACGAATTGATTGGAAAGGAATAAAGAATAGTTTAGTAGATACAACTAGGATTACTGCCATGATTATGCTCTTGTTGGCAGGTGCGATTATTTTTGGAAGATTTATGACACTAAGTCAAATCCCAACCGAATTGGCTAGCTGGGCTAGTAGTTTTCCATATCCGCCTTTCATCGTTATGGGGTTAATCCTTATTATTTATTTAATACTAGGTTTCTTTATCGATGCTTTAGCATTAATTCTCCTTACTATCCCTGTTTTTTATCCGGTGGCTGTAACAACTCTTGGATATGACCCAATATGGTTCGGAATAATAATTACTCTGGTTGTTGCTGCTGGTATTATTACACCGCCAGTAGGTGTAAATGTTTATATAATTAAAGGAGTGGCAAAGGATGTTCCTTTGGAAACAATCTTTAAAGGAATATGGCCGTTCTTTTTTGCATTAATAATTTGCATCATTATTCTTATGTTAGTACCAGAAATAGTTACGTTCTTACCAGAGGTTTTAGGTTAA
- a CDS encoding methyl-accepting chemotaxis protein — protein MNIMENKVTGQELMQALITITPFIAEIMQTDMGFAVTDKEKFIIQRDGKTVKLNISPGDPVKPKSAMAEAMRTKAPAAKNMDASLYGIPVRVYGFPLMDERNNVIGSVGIAKNIETWTGLNKSAEELIESSDEVGNIIDQFINVASQLNDDSEMLQKKADEINNKFQKTNQILDSIKSISSQTRLIGLNAAIEAARIGDVGRGFGVVADEIRKLSGNSNDASVEIEKTLRDLQADLQKITDEVTAINNTVINQLEKAKEINSRIDRFEEISKLLLDLSNRL, from the coding sequence ATGAATATTATGGAGAACAAAGTAACTGGTCAAGAATTAATGCAAGCTTTAATTACGATTACTCCATTTATTGCTGAGATTATGCAAACTGACATGGGTTTTGCTGTTACTGATAAAGAAAAATTTATTATACAACGAGATGGAAAAACGGTGAAATTAAATATATCTCCGGGAGACCCAGTAAAACCTAAATCTGCAATGGCCGAAGCAATGAGAACAAAAGCTCCTGCTGCAAAGAATATGGATGCCTCTTTATATGGGATTCCAGTTAGAGTATATGGCTTTCCTTTAATGGATGAACGTAACAATGTAATCGGATCTGTAGGGATAGCTAAAAACATCGAAACGTGGACAGGTCTGAATAAAAGTGCCGAAGAACTAATTGAATCTAGTGATGAAGTGGGTAATATTATTGACCAATTTATTAATGTAGCTTCACAGCTTAATGATGATAGTGAAATGCTCCAAAAGAAAGCTGATGAGATCAATAATAAATTTCAAAAAACAAATCAAATTTTAGATTCAATTAAATCTATTTCCTCACAAACACGATTAATTGGCTTAAACGCTGCGATTGAAGCAGCAAGAATTGGTGACGTTGGTCGTGGTTTTGGCGTAGTTGCGGATGAAATAAGAAAATTATCCGGAAACAGCAACGATGCTAGTGTAGAGATAGAAAAAACGTTAAGGGACCTACAAGCCGATCTGCAGAAAATAACGGATGAAGTAACTGCTATTAATAATACAGTTATAAATCAATTAGAAAAGGCAAAAGAAATTAACTCTAGAATTGATAGATTTGAAGAAATATCAAAACTATTGTTAGATTTATCAAATCGATTATAA
- a CDS encoding acetyl-CoA C-acetyltransferase: MSDIVILEGARTPFTEISGTFREITATNLGAIAAKGAIEKANITPEEIDHVVFGNVQQSSKDAHILARHVGLLAGTPIPVPALTINRLCGTGVESILTAARYIRTGEANVVLAGGTESMSQTPHVIRGMRWGSPLGAPVIEDWVWDGLYDTVGDVTMAQTAENIAKKYNISREEADQHALSSHQRAIAAREKGYFEQEIVPVTVKGRKGDIVVNADEHIRETSIEQLSKLKARFIENGVVTPGNASGMVDGAAAVIVASSGYAEKKGLKPIARLVSWEVIGVDPKYMGMGPVPAIQGALRKANLTVGDLDLIEINEAFSAQYLACQRELGFDAEIGNVNGGAVALGHPLAASGTRISTTLIYELRRRNKKYGASAVCIGGGQGIAAIWEAL; encoded by the coding sequence ATGAGTGATATTGTTATTTTAGAGGGCGCAAGAACACCATTCACAGAAATTTCAGGAACTTTCCGTGAAATAACTGCAACAAATTTAGGTGCAATCGCTGCGAAAGGAGCGATTGAAAAAGCTAATATTACTCCTGAGGAAATTGATCACGTTGTGTTTGGAAACGTTCAACAATCAAGTAAAGATGCACATATTCTTGCAAGACACGTAGGTTTACTTGCAGGTACACCTATCCCTGTTCCTGCATTAACGATCAATCGTTTGTGTGGTACAGGGGTCGAATCTATCTTAACAGCAGCTCGCTATATACGTACAGGTGAGGCAAATGTTGTGTTGGCTGGTGGAACTGAAAGTATGAGTCAAACTCCACATGTTATCCGTGGAATGAGATGGGGCAGCCCATTAGGCGCACCTGTAATTGAAGATTGGGTATGGGACGGTCTGTACGATACAGTAGGCGATGTTACAATGGCTCAAACTGCTGAAAACATCGCTAAAAAATACAATATTTCACGAGAAGAAGCTGATCAACACGCACTTTCAAGTCATCAGCGTGCAATTGCTGCAAGAGAAAAAGGGTATTTTGAACAGGAAATAGTTCCTGTTACGGTAAAGGGAAGAAAAGGCGATATAGTGGTCAATGCGGATGAACACATTCGTGAAACAAGTATTGAACAATTAAGCAAATTAAAAGCTCGTTTTATTGAAAATGGTGTTGTTACCCCGGGAAATGCTAGCGGAATGGTTGATGGAGCTGCTGCAGTAATCGTGGCATCTAGTGGTTACGCAGAGAAAAAGGGCCTGAAGCCAATTGCACGTCTTGTTTCTTGGGAAGTTATTGGAGTTGATCCTAAATATATGGGTATGGGTCCTGTTCCAGCCATCCAAGGAGCCCTAAGAAAAGCAAATCTAACAGTTGGAGATCTTGATTTAATTGAAATTAATGAGGCCTTTTCAGCACAATATTTAGCTTGTCAAAGAGAATTAGGTTTTGATGCTGAAATCGGAAATGTGAACGGTGGAGCTGTTGCTTTAGGACACCCTCTTGCAGCAAGTGGAACTAGAATTTCCACAACTCTTATCTATGAATTAAGAAGACGCAATAAGAAATATGGTGCATCTGCTGTTTGTATCGGTGGCGGCCAAGGTATTGCAGCTATTTGGGAAGCTTTGTAA
- a CDS encoding phenylacetate--CoA ligase family protein produces the protein MIKDTFNEPFHSITDLQEEKLRRQITYIYEKSPFYKEKFNQNNINPKDIQTIKDLEKLPFTVKDEIRESQRIQPPLGLHAAAEMEDIIRVHSSSGTTGKPTYVGITRNDYDVWTEILARVLYTHGIRKTSKIVFAMGLSFFVGSSMKDGIERLGATFIPIGTGASDRVIQSINDFEADVLFCTPSYATYLAEYVRENYDFEPKDLGIKLMSVGGEPGGGLPEIRNKIEQEWGCKVLEAMGNADMAPVLFSECQEQAGMHFVGGDYVICEIIDPETGKQVPHGDHMQGELVYTAIDRECSPLLRFRTRDLVQVDTTPCKCGRKSMRIRCIGRTDDMLIVRGVNVFPSAIKDVINSFRPRTNGEISILLNQAPPLVHPPLPIKVEYEEELTQEELYVLKKEIETTLRSKLTFTADVQLVPKGTLPRFEMKAKLTQLTI, from the coding sequence ATGATCAAGGATACTTTTAATGAACCCTTCCATAGCATAACAGACTTGCAAGAAGAAAAACTTCGTCGACAAATTACATATATTTATGAAAAATCACCGTTTTATAAGGAAAAGTTTAATCAAAATAATATCAATCCTAAAGACATTCAAACAATTAAAGATTTAGAAAAGCTCCCTTTTACAGTTAAAGATGAAATTCGCGAAAGTCAAAGAATTCAACCGCCATTAGGTTTGCATGCTGCTGCAGAGATGGAGGATATCATCCGAGTTCATTCATCTTCAGGAACAACTGGTAAGCCAACATACGTTGGAATAACAAGAAATGATTATGATGTTTGGACTGAAATCTTAGCACGCGTTTTATATACCCATGGAATTAGGAAAACTAGCAAAATTGTCTTTGCAATGGGATTATCTTTTTTTGTTGGAAGCTCAATGAAAGATGGTATTGAACGACTTGGTGCAACGTTTATTCCAATCGGTACTGGCGCATCTGATCGAGTTATTCAAAGTATTAATGATTTTGAGGCAGATGTATTATTTTGTACTCCATCCTATGCTACCTATCTAGCAGAATATGTTCGAGAAAATTATGACTTTGAACCGAAAGATCTAGGAATCAAGCTAATGTCTGTTGGTGGAGAACCTGGTGGAGGATTGCCAGAAATTCGCAATAAGATTGAACAAGAATGGGGTTGTAAAGTACTTGAAGCAATGGGTAATGCTGATATGGCACCTGTTCTATTCAGTGAATGCCAAGAACAAGCTGGTATGCACTTTGTCGGAGGAGATTATGTAATTTGTGAAATTATTGACCCGGAAACAGGAAAACAAGTACCTCATGGAGATCATATGCAAGGTGAACTGGTATATACAGCGATTGACCGCGAGTGTTCGCCACTTCTTCGCTTTAGAACAAGAGATCTTGTTCAAGTAGATACAACGCCATGTAAGTGCGGCAGAAAAAGCATGAGAATAAGATGTATCGGCCGCACAGATGACATGTTAATAGTAAGAGGTGTAAATGTCTTTCCTTCAGCTATTAAGGATGTAATTAATAGTTTCCGTCCAAGAACGAATGGTGAAATAAGCATTCTTTTAAATCAAGCGCCACCACTTGTACACCCGCCATTACCTATTAAGGTTGAATATGAGGAAGAATTAACGCAAGAAGAATTATATGTCTTGAAAAAAGAGATTGAAACAACGTTACGTTCTAAGTTAACTTTTACTGCTGATGTTCAGCTTGTTCCAAAAGGCACTTTACCGCGCTTTGAAATGAAAGCAAAGTTAACGCAGCTTACAATTTAA